In the genome of Carnobacterium pleistocenium FTR1, one region contains:
- a CDS encoding DUF4153 domain-containing protein, with amino-acid sequence MKLVQIIQDKFQGLIQAIRRYPLTVIFLVAIAGLNAYLIQQETNDYTRYLYSFIVGVFLSVVAQHLYERFFEKMYQRVVLMFGTLLLTVLYYYTIGTTSDYDLEMYVKTGIIIFILTIAFMWIPTIKNEVTFNQSYLSAFKALFITLLFTMVLFAGISLIIVAVDQLLFSVNEKVNLHSFNLIGSLFSPIFFLSYTPLYVGKKDESTLTPEKITAKQEQIKEDISVPKVLELLISYIIIPLTAIFTIILLIYLLQNITGDFWTNNLLEPMLVSYSITVIVVYLLASNIETKSAVLFRKIFPKVLVPIVLFQTISSVLKIQETGLTHGRYYVILFGLFAVIAGLIFSILPIRKNGWVAVVLIVLSIISLIPPVDAFTVSRVSQTNLLKETLEKNQMLEGNSIIPNADIPKEDKIKISQTIHYLTSMDYSKEIAFLEPYDQELIYQFEEVVGFKPIYDGIDFVSNQLTQDSYHATLDWNENQLISIEGYDKMVAYSYYDSNEISAIDFKVEDSSYTIGSEMEDEQTNLVLTDENDKRILSIDLQETMEQIATTTQTKTLLTVEEATVITGNEQAEMKLVFRAIDFYNNQYNSEFYLFIDIK; translated from the coding sequence ATGAAATTAGTACAGATAATACAGGACAAATTTCAAGGACTTATTCAAGCAATCAGACGCTATCCACTTACTGTCATATTTTTAGTAGCTATTGCCGGGCTCAATGCTTATCTAATTCAACAAGAAACCAATGATTACACGAGATATTTGTATAGCTTTATTGTTGGTGTATTTTTAAGTGTGGTGGCACAACACCTATATGAACGTTTCTTTGAAAAAATGTATCAACGGGTAGTATTGATGTTCGGAACACTTCTTTTGACCGTTCTATACTATTATACTATTGGGACAACATCTGATTATGATCTTGAAATGTATGTAAAAACAGGCATTATTATCTTTATACTCACGATTGCGTTTATGTGGATCCCTACTATAAAAAATGAGGTCACATTTAATCAAAGTTATCTATCTGCGTTTAAAGCGTTGTTTATAACCTTGTTGTTTACGATGGTTTTATTCGCAGGTATTAGTTTGATTATTGTAGCTGTTGATCAATTATTGTTCTCAGTAAATGAAAAAGTAAATCTGCATAGCTTTAATTTAATTGGTTCACTTTTTTCACCTATTTTTTTCCTATCCTATACCCCATTGTATGTGGGCAAAAAAGACGAATCCACTCTAACGCCTGAAAAAATCACCGCTAAGCAGGAACAAATAAAAGAAGACATTTCCGTTCCTAAAGTACTTGAACTATTGATTTCATATATTATTATTCCGTTAACAGCAATTTTCACGATTATCTTATTAATCTACCTTTTACAGAATATCACAGGTGATTTTTGGACCAACAATTTATTAGAGCCAATGTTGGTTTCTTATTCGATCACCGTCATTGTCGTTTATCTTTTAGCTAGTAACATAGAGACTAAATCGGCTGTTCTCTTCAGAAAAATTTTTCCGAAAGTATTGGTCCCAATCGTGTTATTTCAAACCATTTCATCCGTTTTGAAGATCCAAGAAACAGGGCTGACACACGGTCGCTATTATGTCATTTTATTTGGATTATTTGCAGTAATTGCAGGATTGATTTTTAGTATTTTGCCTATAAGAAAAAATGGGTGGGTCGCGGTAGTGTTGATCGTACTTTCCATTATTTCCTTGATACCTCCAGTAGATGCTTTTACAGTCAGTCGGGTATCACAGACTAACTTACTAAAGGAAACACTTGAAAAAAATCAAATGTTAGAAGGAAATAGCATCATTCCTAATGCTGATATTCCTAAAGAAGATAAAATTAAAATCAGTCAAACCATTCATTATTTAACCAGCATGGACTATAGTAAAGAAATAGCATTTCTAGAACCTTACGATCAAGAACTGATCTATCAATTTGAAGAGGTGGTCGGTTTCAAACCAATATATGACGGAATCGATTTTGTAAGCAACCAGCTAACTCAAGACTCTTATCATGCAACATTGGATTGGAATGAAAATCAGCTAATTTCAATTGAGGGTTACGATAAAATGGTCGCGTACTCTTACTATGATTCAAATGAAATTTCAGCTATCGATTTCAAGGTTGAAGATTCATCTTATACAATTGGTTCCGAGATGGAAGATGAACAAACGAATCTCGTTTTAACTGATGAAAATGACAAAAGGATTTTGAGTATTGATCTTCAAGAGACGATGGAGCAAATCGCTACAACTACACAAACTAAAACTTTACTGACTGTAGAAGAAGCAACTGTAATAACCGGAAATGAACAAGCCGAAATGAAGTTGGTGTTTAGGGCAATTGATTTCTACAATAACCAGTACAATAGTGAGTTTTATCTATTCATTGATATTAAATAA
- a CDS encoding mechanosensitive ion channel domain-containing protein has protein sequence MSIAGWFAILFGDFFETGDRFLLGGIKGDVVDIGVLRTTLMEIGEWVNGDQYTGRIVRVANSYIFSSPVYNYTANFKFLWDEIMIPLRFESDMKLAKTILLEIVEKHTGQYNKEAVIAWGNMKRRYKLENASLDSQVFLSFKDNWVEINLRYAVDYRERRIVKENFFSEILQRFKQEGARLEIATETLEVFSSSSTKMK, from the coding sequence ATGAGCATTGCAGGATGGTTTGCGATTTTATTTGGTGATTTTTTTGAAACAGGCGATCGTTTTCTCTTAGGAGGAATCAAAGGCGATGTCGTGGATATCGGTGTACTGCGAACCACCTTAATGGAAATTGGAGAATGGGTAAATGGTGATCAATACACGGGTAGAATCGTTCGTGTTGCAAACAGTTATATCTTTAGCTCGCCCGTATACAACTATACCGCTAATTTCAAGTTTTTATGGGATGAAATCATGATTCCATTGCGCTTTGAAAGTGATATGAAGTTAGCCAAAACTATTTTATTAGAAATAGTGGAAAAGCATACCGGACAATATAACAAAGAAGCTGTTATTGCTTGGGGAAATATGAAGAGACGTTACAAACTAGAAAATGCTTCTTTAGATAGTCAAGTTTTTCTTTCTTTTAAAGACAATTGGGTAGAAATAAACCTCCGGTATGCAGTTGATTACCGAGAACGCCGTATCGTAAAAGAAAATTTTTTTTCGGAAATCCTCCAACGATTTAAACAAGAAGGAGCACGCCTAGAAATAGCAACTGAAACGCTTGAAGTGTTTTCTAGTAGCAGTACGAAAATGAAGTAA
- a CDS encoding formate/nitrite transporter family protein, which translates to METQNTGLMYNIEKSVMKKQSLYDNSKSRYFVRAMLACLFLTLGTAVAVMIGQAGEEIAPGLGKMLYAFMFSWSLVMIIYMNAELGTSNMMYMTIAMQRKWLKPKKALAILFYCVLFNLIGGIIASLVISFTYKFHALPSDHFLFTAVAGKLAKTPIQVFSEGIFANIIVNTAVYCTIRMKDDAGKIIAMIFIIFIFAYLGFEHVIANFSSFSLAFFASGGTVPGMTFGAVTVNLIVAFLGNYVGGALMIGMLYSWLNKNQTDYVD; encoded by the coding sequence ATGGAAACACAAAATACAGGTTTAATGTACAATATTGAAAAAAGTGTTATGAAAAAGCAAAGCTTATATGATAATAGCAAGTCACGTTATTTTGTCCGTGCAATGTTAGCTTGTTTATTCTTAACATTAGGAACAGCAGTTGCGGTTATGATTGGACAAGCAGGCGAAGAGATTGCCCCTGGATTAGGAAAAATGCTTTACGCATTTATGTTTAGTTGGTCGCTAGTTATGATTATTTATATGAATGCAGAATTAGGCACATCAAATATGATGTACATGACAATTGCAATGCAAAGAAAGTGGTTGAAACCTAAAAAAGCTTTAGCAATTTTATTTTATTGTGTATTATTTAACTTAATTGGTGGAATTATCGCAAGTTTAGTTATATCTTTCACATATAAGTTTCACGCATTGCCAAGCGACCATTTCCTGTTTACTGCGGTAGCCGGAAAACTAGCTAAAACGCCTATACAAGTCTTTTCAGAAGGTATTTTTGCAAATATTATTGTTAATACAGCCGTTTATTGTACGATACGAATGAAAGATGATGCTGGGAAAATTATTGCGATGATCTTCATCATTTTCATTTTTGCTTATCTAGGCTTTGAACACGTTATTGCCAATTTTTCTTCTTTTTCATTAGCCTTTTTTGCTTCTGGCGGAACAGTCCCTGGTATGACGTTTGGTGCTGTAACGGTAAACTTGATCGTGGCTTTTCTAGGGAATTATGTTGGAGGAGCATTAATGATTGGAATGCTGTACTCATGGTTGAATAAAAATCAAACAGATTACGTAGATTAA
- a CDS encoding class I SAM-dependent methyltransferase has protein sequence MGREFLGIFTEWSSDYDNFVEGNDSEYKAVFEGYSSILEEIVQRSGMNILEFGIGTGNLTQQLILAGKWVFPIEPSKEMRELAKKKLPSGVIIYDGDLQHYPKPTKSVDTIVSSYVFHHLTDTEKETSLKKYADELGEGGKVVFADTMFESQEALEQKIEQAKEKKFYALADDLEREYYSLIPTLLTLFDQAGFNTSVQQMNDYVWIIEGVKRG, from the coding sequence ATGGGACGTGAATTTTTAGGTATTTTTACTGAATGGTCAAGTGATTACGATAATTTTGTTGAAGGAAACGATTCTGAATATAAAGCAGTTTTTGAAGGATACAGTAGTATTTTGGAAGAAATTGTTCAAAGAAGTGGAATGAACATTTTGGAATTTGGGATAGGGACTGGAAATTTGACTCAGCAATTGATTTTGGCAGGTAAATGGGTTTTTCCAATAGAACCTTCTAAAGAAATGCGTGAATTAGCTAAAAAGAAACTACCAAGTGGAGTTATTATTTATGACGGTGATTTACAACATTACCCAAAACCGACAAAATCGGTTGATACAATTGTTAGTTCCTATGTATTTCATCATTTGACAGACACCGAAAAGGAAACTTCTTTGAAAAAGTATGCTGATGAACTTGGAGAGGGCGGGAAGGTTGTTTTTGCAGATACCATGTTTGAATCGCAAGAAGCCCTTGAACAAAAAATTGAACAGGCTAAAGAAAAGAAGTTCTACGCATTAGCAGATGATTTAGAAAGAGAATACTATTCTCTTATTCCAACGTTACTAACTTTATTTGATCAAGCAGGATTTAATACTTCTGTCCAACAAATGAATGACTATGTATGGATCATAGAAGGAGTAAAACGGGGTTAA
- a CDS encoding cystathionine gamma-synthase has protein sequence MKMKTKLIHGGISHDEATGSVNVPIHQTSTYKQEKVGKHKGYEYSRSGNPTRFAVEELIKELEEGVKGFAFGSGSAGTHTVLSLFSKGDHIIVGDDVYGGTYRLMNKVLVRLGITFTAVDTSDLSTVGPAIRPETKAIFLETPTNPLLKITDIEAVASIAKESNLIVIVDNTFATPYHQRPLTLGADIVIHSASKYLGGHSDIVAGLVTTNNEKLADEIGFLQNAIGGILGPQDSWILQRGIKTLGIRMEEHEKNAHEIVHFLVNHSSIEKVYYPGLESHPGHAIAKEQMSGFGGMISFELKEGFSAKDFVEKLDLITLAESLGAVESLIEIPALMTHGSIPKEVRLKSGIKDELVRLSVGLEDVEDLIEDLDQALTFVMNSKGE, from the coding sequence ATGAAAATGAAAACAAAGTTAATCCACGGTGGTATCAGTCATGACGAAGCAACTGGTTCGGTAAATGTACCCATTCATCAAACATCAACGTACAAACAAGAAAAAGTAGGCAAACACAAAGGGTATGAGTATTCTAGATCTGGAAATCCTACTCGCTTTGCAGTAGAAGAATTAATCAAAGAGTTAGAAGAAGGCGTAAAAGGATTTGCTTTTGGGTCAGGCTCAGCGGGTACTCATACTGTATTGTCTTTATTTTCTAAAGGAGACCACATTATTGTGGGAGATGATGTTTATGGCGGAACTTACCGCTTAATGAACAAAGTGCTTGTTCGTCTTGGCATAACTTTTACAGCGGTAGATACAAGTGATCTAAGCACGGTTGGGCCAGCTATTCGTCCAGAAACGAAAGCCATCTTTTTAGAAACACCAACTAATCCATTACTAAAGATAACCGATATTGAGGCTGTAGCTAGCATCGCAAAAGAATCTAACTTAATAGTTATTGTTGACAATACATTTGCTACACCTTATCACCAACGTCCACTTACGCTAGGAGCAGATATTGTCATTCATAGCGCTTCAAAATATTTAGGTGGACACAGCGATATTGTGGCTGGATTAGTGACAACAAATAATGAAAAACTAGCTGATGAAATTGGCTTCCTACAGAATGCGATTGGTGGAATTTTAGGGCCGCAAGATAGTTGGATTTTACAAAGAGGAATCAAAACTTTAGGCATTAGAATGGAAGAACATGAAAAAAATGCTCATGAGATCGTGCATTTTTTGGTCAATCATTCGAGTATTGAAAAAGTATATTACCCTGGATTAGAAAGTCATCCAGGACATGCAATTGCTAAAGAGCAAATGAGTGGGTTTGGTGGAATGATTTCATTTGAATTAAAAGAAGGGTTCTCAGCGAAAGACTTTGTCGAAAAATTAGACCTTATTACGCTAGCTGAAAGCTTGGGAGCAGTTGAAAGTTTGATTGAAATCCCTGCATTGATGACCCATGGTTCTATCCCGAAAGAAGTTCGTTTAAAATCAGGTATAAAAGATGAATTGGTTCGGTTGTCTGTAGGTTTAGAAGATGTAGAGGATTTAATAGAGGACTTGGATCAAGCCTTAACGTTTGTAATGAATAGCAAAGGAGAATAA
- a CDS encoding PLP-dependent cysteine synthase family protein, producing MLFRKTQDLIGDTPLLEIQGFELPKNSKIYAKLEMFNPGGSIKDRLGVKLIKSAFDEGLINQNTTIIEPTAGNTGIGLALAAQEFGLKVMFTVPEKFSQEKQELMKALGAQLIFTPTEKGMIGAIEKARFLAASITNSYIPMQFENQANPLTYYETLGPEIIKDIPSQAIHSFVAGAGSGGTFIGTAAYLKEKNPAIRTTIVEPEGSILGGGTAHGHKTEGIGMEFIPKFIDESLIDHVYTISDEEAFHYVKQLAATNGLFVGSSSGAAFAACLREARLLPEGSTIVTIFPDSSERYLSKKIYQ from the coding sequence ATGTTGTTTAGAAAAACGCAAGATTTGATAGGAGATACACCCTTACTAGAAATACAGGGATTTGAATTGCCAAAAAATAGCAAAATATATGCAAAATTAGAAATGTTCAATCCTGGAGGAAGCATCAAAGATCGATTAGGAGTCAAATTAATAAAATCAGCTTTTGATGAAGGTCTAATTAATCAAAATACAACGATTATTGAACCTACTGCGGGAAATACGGGTATTGGTTTAGCCTTAGCGGCACAAGAGTTTGGTTTGAAAGTCATGTTTACAGTGCCAGAAAAATTTAGTCAAGAAAAACAAGAATTAATGAAGGCACTTGGAGCGCAGTTGATTTTTACACCGACTGAAAAAGGAATGATCGGTGCGATAGAAAAAGCTCGATTTTTGGCTGCAAGCATTACAAATAGTTACATCCCGATGCAGTTTGAAAATCAAGCAAATCCATTAACTTATTATGAAACCCTTGGACCAGAGATTATAAAAGATATACCTAGTCAGGCGATACACTCTTTTGTAGCTGGGGCAGGCAGTGGAGGAACCTTTATTGGAACTGCAGCTTATCTAAAAGAAAAAAATCCAGCAATTCGTACAACCATAGTAGAACCTGAGGGCTCAATTTTAGGTGGCGGAACGGCTCATGGACATAAAACGGAAGGGATAGGAATGGAATTTATACCCAAGTTTATAGATGAATCTTTAATCGATCATGTCTATACGATCTCTGATGAAGAAGCCTTTCACTATGTTAAACAATTAGCAGCAACAAATGGTTTGTTTGTGGGGAGTTCGAGTGGAGCAGCATTTGCAGCTTGTTTGAGAGAAGCACGTTTGTTACCAGAAGGAAGCACAATCGTTACAATTTTCCCAGATAGCAGTGAGCGTTATTTAAGTAAAAAAATATACCAATAG
- a CDS encoding DsbA family protein, whose product MVEGTKQVEIFLFINPISKASLKMEEEVLKFMDVYEENTRMTIYSYHNTYTLHQYFKKNNLLAETALWNALNNDSFHLSLAFIAATMQGKKKSRAFLLAVQRKMFNKKKNLSKKILLESAEQADLDMEMFLLDLHSPFVQHLFTLDQEVASAMGVRDTPSCLLVTTGEDEKATLIENYITAEDLYEMV is encoded by the coding sequence ATGGTAGAGGGAACTAAACAAGTTGAAATTTTTTTATTTATTAATCCAATCAGTAAAGCTTCACTGAAGATGGAAGAAGAAGTACTTAAGTTCATGGATGTTTATGAAGAAAATACACGAATGACCATTTATTCTTATCATAACACTTATACGCTACACCAATATTTCAAAAAAAATAATCTTCTAGCAGAAACAGCTTTATGGAATGCTTTGAACAATGATAGTTTTCATTTATCGTTAGCCTTTATTGCTGCTACTATGCAAGGTAAAAAAAAGAGCAGAGCATTTTTACTAGCTGTTCAAAGGAAAATGTTCAATAAAAAAAAGAACCTTTCAAAAAAAATATTACTTGAGTCAGCAGAACAGGCTGATTTGGATATGGAGATGTTTCTATTAGATTTACATTCTCCATTTGTTCAACATTTATTCACTCTTGATCAAGAAGTCGCAAGTGCTATGGGTGTGAGAGATACACCATCCTGTTTATTGGTAACAACAGGTGAAGATGAAAAAGCAACTTTAATTGAAAATTACATTACAGCAGAAGATCTGTATGAAATGGTTTAA
- a CDS encoding DUF975 family protein, with the protein MGSYKTRIELKNDAKALLKGRWKDAILLNLIPTVIFVIVTLFFVGLVYILANNVDANFWDWLINSMSSENGNGNGTSNIGGGILSTLFTVGISFTFLDWFRNPEMEIRPIKNGLQAFSKRYFLRVVLIYILSSIFTTLWALLFIIPGIIKYYAYSQAYLIYKDQSSLVPNEKVSSLDCITESKNKMKGHKWRLFVLEISFIGWGILSVLSLGIGFIWLMPYQNATKVAFYEDLILSK; encoded by the coding sequence ATGGGTAGTTATAAGACAAGAATTGAATTGAAAAATGATGCTAAAGCACTACTTAAAGGAAGATGGAAAGATGCAATTTTATTAAATCTTATTCCAACGGTAATCTTTGTTATTGTAACGCTTTTCTTTGTGGGTTTAGTGTATATTTTGGCTAATAATGTAGATGCAAACTTTTGGGATTGGTTAATTAATTCTATGTCATCTGAAAATGGAAATGGAAACGGAACAAGTAATATTGGCGGTGGGATTTTATCGACTCTTTTTACAGTAGGTATTTCATTTACATTTCTAGATTGGTTTAGAAATCCTGAGATGGAAATTCGCCCCATAAAAAATGGATTACAAGCATTCTCAAAAAGATATTTTCTTAGAGTAGTTCTGATTTATATCTTATCCAGTATCTTCACTACATTGTGGGCTTTATTATTCATTATACCCGGTATTATAAAATATTATGCTTATTCACAAGCCTATTTAATTTATAAAGATCAATCAAGTCTAGTACCTAATGAAAAAGTTTCTTCTCTAGATTGTATCACAGAGAGTAAAAATAAAATGAAAGGCCACAAATGGCGACTTTTTGTTTTAGAGATAAGCTTTATTGGTTGGGGCATATTGTCTGTTTTATCTTTAGGAATCGGATTTATATGGTTAATGCCGTATCAAAATGCAACAAAGGTGGCTTTCTATGAAGACTTGATTCTATCTAAATAA